A genome region from Deinococcus detaillensis includes the following:
- a CDS encoding ABC transporter ATP-binding protein has protein sequence MPGAVVGAAAAPLLSVQNLEKYFPIRGGLLSRVVANVKAVNDVSFQLAKGEVVGLVGESGSGKTTAGRAILRLIEPTGGQVIFNGTDITKLGKSEMRDYRRQMQIIFQDPFASLNPRMTVSDIIGEALDIHKLHQGSARADRISSLLQKVGLRPEHMRRYPHEFSGGQRQRIGIARALAVDPSFIVADEPVSALDVSIQAQVVNLMQDLQEELGLTVLFIAHDLAVVEYICDRIIVMYLGRIMEIATSRELNRNPKHPYTEALLSAAPVPDPTIKRQRIILEGDIPSPINPPSGCVFRTRCRYAIAECANVIPELREVSPGHFKACIRDDVL, from the coding sequence ATCCCCGGAGCCGTTGTCGGTGCTGCCGCCGCACCGCTCTTGAGCGTGCAGAACCTGGAGAAATACTTCCCCATTCGCGGCGGGCTGCTCTCGCGGGTGGTTGCCAACGTCAAGGCCGTCAACGACGTGTCGTTTCAGCTCGCCAAAGGCGAAGTGGTGGGCCTCGTCGGCGAGTCGGGGTCCGGCAAGACCACGGCCGGGCGCGCCATCTTGCGCCTCATCGAGCCGACCGGCGGACAGGTCATCTTCAACGGCACCGACATCACCAAGCTCGGCAAATCCGAGATGCGCGATTACCGCCGCCAGATGCAGATCATCTTCCAAGATCCGTTTGCCAGTCTCAACCCGCGCATGACCGTCAGCGACATCATCGGCGAGGCGCTGGATATTCACAAGCTGCATCAAGGATCGGCCCGCGCCGACCGAATTTCCAGCTTGCTGCAAAAAGTGGGGCTGCGGCCCGAGCACATGCGCCGCTACCCGCACGAGTTTTCCGGCGGCCAGCGCCAGCGCATCGGCATTGCCCGCGCTCTGGCGGTTGATCCCAGCTTCATCGTGGCCGACGAGCCGGTGTCGGCGCTCGACGTGTCGATTCAGGCGCAGGTCGTCAATCTGATGCAGGACCTTCAGGAAGAGCTGGGCCTGACCGTTCTGTTCATCGCCCACGATTTGGCTGTCGTGGAATACATCTGTGACCGGATTATCGTGATGTATCTGGGCCGGATCATGGAGATTGCCACCAGCCGCGAACTCAACCGCAACCCCAAGCACCCCTACACCGAGGCGCTGCTCTCCGCCGCTCCGGTGCCGGATCCGACCATCAAGCGCCAGCGCATCATCTTGGAAGGCGACATTCCCAGCCCGATCAACCCGCCGAGCGGCTGCGTCTTCCGTACCCGTTGCCGCTACGCCATTGCCGAGTGCGCCAACGTGATCCCGGAGCTGCGCGAAGTCTCGCCGGGTCACTTCAAAGCCTGTATTCGGGACGACGTGCTGTAA
- a CDS encoding ABC transporter ATP-binding protein yields the protein MTLTKNTSASHKHADTLLSVTNLKTYFFTDDGVVKSVDGVTFHIAKGETLAVVGESGSGKSVTSLSVMRLIPVPPGKIVEGEMLFTGKDGRTTDIANMSEAEMRKIRGNDISMIFQEPMTSLNPVYTVGDQIAEAVSLHQNKNRKEAMLVATDMLRLVGIPAPEKRVNEYPHQMSGGMRQRVMIAMALSCNPALLIADEPTTALDVTIQAQILDLMRKLQKEIGMSILFITHNLGVVAEMADRVVVMYGGRVVEEADVNDIFHAPRHPYTMGLLNSIPRVDHEAEYHPAAGQKKERLEAIPGNVPNPLNLPPGCAFEPRCKFAIPDCSKAVPALEDTGGGHMSRCIRWKEFDSLITTGQAQTMDISADGTATRTGGML from the coding sequence ATGACCCTGACCAAAAACACCTCCGCGTCCCACAAACACGCCGACACACTGCTTTCGGTAACAAACCTCAAGACGTACTTTTTTACCGACGACGGCGTGGTCAAATCGGTCGACGGCGTGACTTTTCATATCGCTAAAGGCGAGACGCTGGCCGTCGTCGGCGAGTCCGGCTCCGGCAAAAGTGTGACGAGCCTGAGTGTCATGCGCCTTATTCCTGTGCCGCCCGGCAAGATCGTCGAGGGCGAGATGCTGTTTACCGGCAAGGATGGCCGCACCACTGACATTGCCAACATGAGCGAAGCCGAGATGCGCAAGATTCGCGGCAACGACATCTCGATGATCTTTCAAGAACCGATGACCTCGCTCAACCCGGTCTACACGGTGGGCGACCAGATTGCTGAAGCCGTCAGCCTGCACCAAAACAAGAACCGCAAGGAAGCCATGCTGGTGGCCACTGACATGCTGCGCCTTGTCGGCATTCCGGCCCCTGAAAAGCGGGTCAATGAGTACCCCCACCAGATGTCCGGCGGGATGAGGCAGCGCGTCATGATCGCCATGGCGCTGTCGTGCAATCCGGCGCTGCTGATTGCCGATGAGCCGACCACCGCCCTCGACGTGACGATTCAGGCTCAGATTCTGGATTTGATGCGCAAGCTGCAAAAAGAAATCGGTATGAGCATCCTCTTTATCACCCACAACCTCGGCGTGGTGGCGGAAATGGCGGACCGCGTGGTGGTGATGTACGGCGGGCGCGTGGTCGAAGAAGCCGATGTCAACGACATTTTCCACGCGCCGCGCCACCCCTACACCATGGGGCTGCTCAACTCGATTCCCCGCGTGGATCACGAAGCCGAGTACCACCCCGCCGCAGGCCAGAAAAAAGAGCGGTTGGAGGCCATTCCCGGTAACGTGCCCAATCCGCTGAACTTGCCGCCCGGCTGCGCTTTCGAGCCGAGGTGCAAGTTTGCCATTCCCGATTGCAGCAAAGCCGTGCCTGCTCTAGAAGACACGGGCGGCGGCCACATGTCGCGCTGCATCCGCTGGAAAGAATTTGATTCCTTGATCACCACCGGACAGGCCCAAACGATGGACATCAGCGCCGACGGTACGGCGACCCGCACCGGAGGCATGCTGTGA
- a CDS encoding ABC transporter permease, whose amino-acid sequence MTTAATPTKAINKNQGQFAIAKEQFRKNATAKFGGVVLILLYLMALFGGFLAPDGLSNYSTTNLTPFHPPTPIHFTSNGGLSRPYVNNYTQQLNMNTFVNEYKATKEKCPIYFGVRGETYKILGFIPSNLHLFGTGNPVCKVYLFGGDALGRDLLSRTLYASQVSLTIGVLAVLIATVIGMAMGAISAYFGGVVDNLIQRLIEVIASIPYLFLVILLRSIFPSDLNPILVLYVILGILAFISWGGLARVVRGQLLSVREQDYVSAATALGSSNGRIMFRHMLPSMTSYLIISLSLAIPGYILLESGLSFLGIGAVEPYASWGSLLSQAQEGGFASITQRPWVLIPGYFIVATVMCFQLLGDGLRDALDPRKRQ is encoded by the coding sequence ATGACCACCGCCGCCACGCCCACCAAGGCGATCAACAAGAATCAGGGTCAATTTGCCATTGCTAAGGAGCAGTTCAGAAAAAACGCCACCGCCAAATTCGGCGGCGTCGTGCTGATCTTGCTGTATCTGATGGCCTTGTTCGGTGGTTTTTTGGCTCCCGACGGTCTGTCAAATTACAGCACCACCAATCTGACGCCATTTCATCCGCCCACGCCCATTCATTTCACTTCAAACGGCGGCCTCTCCCGGCCATACGTTAACAACTACACCCAGCAGCTCAACATGAACACCTTTGTCAATGAGTATAAAGCGACCAAAGAAAAATGCCCCATTTATTTTGGGGTGCGGGGCGAAACTTACAAGATCTTGGGCTTCATACCGTCCAATTTGCACCTTTTTGGCACTGGCAATCCGGTTTGCAAAGTGTATTTATTTGGCGGCGACGCACTGGGCCGCGATCTGCTTTCCAGGACGCTCTACGCCTCGCAAGTCTCTTTAACGATTGGCGTCCTCGCCGTTTTGATCGCTACCGTGATCGGCATGGCAATGGGGGCTATTTCCGCTTATTTCGGCGGCGTGGTCGATAACTTGATTCAGCGCTTGATTGAGGTCATCGCTTCTATTCCTTACCTTTTTCTGGTGATCTTGCTGCGCTCCATTTTTCCATCAGACCTCAATCCTATCTTGGTCCTTTACGTCATTTTAGGAATTCTGGCATTCATCAGTTGGGGGGGCCTGGCCCGCGTGGTGCGTGGTCAACTGCTCAGCGTCCGGGAGCAGGATTATGTCTCGGCGGCGACGGCATTGGGTTCATCGAATGGCCGGATCATGTTCCGCCATATGCTGCCGTCCATGACCAGTTACCTGATTATCAGCTTGAGTCTGGCGATTCCCGGTTACATCCTGCTGGAATCTGGCCTTAGCTTCTTAGGCATCGGCGCAGTAGAGCCATATGCGTCTTGGGGCAGCCTACTCAGTCAGGCCCAGGAAGGCGGCTTCGCGTCGATTACCCAGCGGCCCTGGGTGCTTATTCCCGGCTATTTCATCGTGGCGACAGTGATGTGCTTCCAACTGCTCGGTGATGGCCTGCGCGACGCCCTAGATCCCCGCAAGCGCCAGTAA
- a CDS encoding ABC transporter permease produces the protein MLVFLLRRFLNSIPTLILASMLIFFVIQLAPGDFLTPARLNPAISPQQLENLRRSFGLDQPPIIQYFTWIKNVVQGDLGLSFQYQQPVLAIAWPRILNSLYLVALYLVLFYAIAIPLGVYGAVKQYTLGDKISSGVMYFLLGFPSFFLALIVLYGIVQLRFATGWAIPTGGMTSDNYSTLGAFGRFWDIFKHILLPALVVAVGDVAGFTRILRGQMLEYLRADFVRTARSKGASEFIVIYKHTLRNAIIPFVAGLGGQLPALISGAGFVEVVFAYPGITPMLLDSINARDLYLIAGFNILTVALLIIGNAVSDILLSVVDPRIRYS, from the coding sequence TTGTTAGTTTTCCTGCTTCGCCGCTTTCTCAACTCCATTCCCACTTTGATTTTGGCCAGTATGCTGATTTTCTTTGTCATTCAGCTCGCTCCCGGCGATTTCTTGACGCCTGCCCGGCTCAATCCGGCCATCTCACCCCAGCAGCTTGAAAATCTGAGACGGAGCTTTGGCCTAGATCAGCCGCCTATCATTCAGTACTTCACTTGGATCAAAAATGTGGTGCAGGGCGATCTGGGACTTTCCTTTCAGTACCAGCAGCCGGTGCTGGCCATCGCTTGGCCGCGTATTCTCAACTCGCTGTACTTGGTGGCGCTGTATTTGGTGCTCTTTTACGCCATCGCTATTCCGCTGGGCGTTTACGGAGCGGTCAAGCAGTACACCCTGGGCGACAAAATCAGCAGCGGCGTGATGTATTTCTTGCTGGGCTTCCCCAGCTTTTTTCTGGCACTGATCGTGCTTTACGGCATCGTGCAGCTTCGCTTTGCCACCGGCTGGGCTATTCCTACCGGCGGCATGACCAGCGACAACTACAGCACGCTCGGCGCGTTCGGGCGGTTCTGGGACATCTTCAAACATATTCTCTTGCCCGCTCTGGTGGTTGCGGTGGGCGACGTAGCAGGTTTTACCCGCATCCTGCGCGGACAGATGCTCGAATACCTGCGGGCCGATTTTGTCAGAACGGCCCGTTCTAAAGGCGCGAGCGAGTTCATAGTGATTTACAAGCACACGCTCCGCAACGCCATTATCCCGTTCGTGGCCGGACTCGGCGGCCAGCTGCCTGCACTGATCAGCGGCGCAGGATTCGTCGAAGTGGTGTTCGCTTATCCCGGCATCACACCGATGCTGCTCGACTCGATCAATGCCCGCGATCTTTATCTGATTGCCGGGTTTAATATTTTGACAGTGGCCCTGCTGATCATCGGCAACGCCGTCAGCGACATCTTACTCAGCGTGGTCGATCCGCGCATTCGCTATTCGTGA
- a CDS encoding ABC transporter substrate-binding protein, producing MKKFLMFAALTLGAASAAPFVYPAAWFADPVSQAKSGGEVRGTTLSDYKTLNPFTSAEANSLPQLMGDLTAGLFQQDPTSGEFIPFMAAAMPTVSNGGKRFTVKIRPDMKFSDGQAITADDWVTTYKIDVDDKVGSNARDSFFLNEKPITVKKIDATTLQFDFPAVSASAYSIMSYAPWPDHVFGPVYAKSGAEGIKAMWGISADPKTIVAPGAWIITSYQPGQRVVLKKNTYYGQWVHDSAGKPLPYLDTYSIRIVKDLNADLAAYLSGQTDVYAPTKADDLAQIKKAIDGGNLKSVLVPNVGPNSTSSWIVFNWNKSDDLFKQKIFREAKFRQAMSHIANREGMIQLALGGLGTPVYTSTYPVFKNYQFADTPKFEYNLAAASKLLSDIGFKKKNAAGYLVDASGKELSFTLATNSGNTVREQLGSIFRDEAKKVGVKVNFTPIDFNNLVDQLTSKGANRPFDAILLGLSGGTNIWPYGTNVVPCGTNLHSYNAPANGACLTPQETLMTKLYYQGDQTLDVAARQKIGQQLSKVEGQLQPVIYLVGTNYHVSYTSRLGGEYKRNLWDAYYGTRPGVFVTTYIK from the coding sequence ATGAAGAAATTTCTGATGTTTGCCGCACTCACCTTAGGTGCCGCCAGCGCTGCTCCGTTTGTCTACCCTGCTGCCTGGTTCGCTGACCCGGTCTCACAGGCTAAGTCGGGCGGCGAGGTGAGGGGTACCACCCTCAGCGATTACAAAACGCTCAATCCGTTTACTTCCGCTGAAGCGAACAGCCTGCCTCAACTTATGGGCGATTTGACTGCGGGCCTCTTTCAGCAAGACCCCACCAGCGGCGAATTCATTCCGTTTATGGCCGCCGCCATGCCGACGGTCAGCAACGGTGGCAAGCGCTTTACAGTCAAGATACGGCCCGACATGAAATTCAGCGACGGTCAGGCAATCACTGCCGACGACTGGGTAACGACTTACAAGATCGACGTTGACGACAAAGTGGGCAGCAACGCCCGCGACAGCTTTTTCCTCAACGAAAAGCCGATCACCGTCAAGAAGATCGACGCCACCACCTTGCAGTTTGATTTCCCAGCGGTGAGCGCCAGCGCTTACTCGATCATGAGCTACGCGCCCTGGCCCGACCACGTGTTTGGGCCGGTCTACGCCAAGAGCGGCGCGGAAGGCATCAAGGCGATGTGGGGCATCAGCGCCGATCCCAAGACGATTGTTGCGCCGGGGGCCTGGATCATCACCAGCTATCAGCCGGGCCAGCGGGTCGTGCTGAAGAAAAATACTTACTATGGCCAGTGGGTTCACGACAGCGCCGGGAAGCCCCTTCCGTATCTCGATACGTACAGCATCCGCATCGTCAAGGACTTGAATGCCGATCTGGCGGCTTACCTGTCGGGACAGACCGACGTCTACGCTCCCACCAAAGCCGACGACCTCGCGCAGATCAAGAAGGCCATTGACGGCGGCAACCTCAAGTCAGTACTGGTTCCCAATGTCGGCCCCAACTCGACCAGTTCTTGGATTGTCTTTAACTGGAACAAGTCGGATGATCTCTTCAAGCAAAAAATTTTCCGCGAAGCCAAGTTCAGGCAGGCCATGAGCCACATCGCCAACCGTGAGGGCATGATTCAACTGGCGCTGGGCGGCCTCGGTACCCCGGTGTATACCAGCACCTATCCGGTGTTCAAGAATTACCAATTCGCCGATACGCCCAAGTTCGAGTACAATCTGGCGGCGGCCAGCAAGCTGCTCTCGGACATCGGCTTCAAGAAGAAGAACGCGGCCGGCTACTTGGTGGACGCCAGCGGCAAGGAACTGTCGTTTACCCTCGCCACCAACTCCGGTAACACAGTGCGCGAGCAGCTCGGCAGTATCTTCCGCGACGAAGCCAAGAAGGTGGGCGTCAAGGTCAACTTCACGCCGATTGATTTTAACAACTTGGTTGATCAGCTCACCTCCAAAGGTGCCAACCGCCCCTTCGACGCCATCTTGCTGGGTCTGTCTGGCGGCACCAACATCTGGCCCTACGGTACAAATGTCGTGCCCTGCGGCACCAACCTCCACTCGTACAATGCCCCTGCCAACGGAGCTTGCCTGACGCCGCAGGAAACCTTGATGACCAAGCTGTACTACCAAGGCGACCAGACCTTGGACGTGGCAGCCCGCCAGAAGATCGGCCAGCAGCTCTCTAAGGTCGAAGGCCAGTTGCAGCCGGTGATCTACTTGGTCGGCACCAACTACCACGTCAGTTACACCAGCCGCCTGGGCGGTGAGTACAAGCGCAACCTGTGGGATGCTTACTACGGCACACGCCCTGGTGTGTTTGTCACCACCTACATCAAGTAA
- the secG gene encoding preprotein translocase subunit SecG translates to MTALLSIFIALFALICIGLVFFVLLQVPKQAGLSASLASGGDLFGGRGVEGGLIRITSILGGFFMLLALLISILSH, encoded by the coding sequence ATGACCGCACTGCTCTCCATTTTTATTGCCCTGTTCGCGCTGATCTGCATTGGCCTCGTTTTCTTTGTGCTGCTGCAAGTGCCCAAGCAAGCCGGTTTGTCGGCCAGTCTCGCCTCGGGCGGCGATTTGTTCGGCGGACGCGGTGTAGAAGGTGGTTTGATCCGCATTACCAGCATCTTGGGCGGCTTTTTCATGCTGCTGGCGCTCTTGATCTCCATCTTGTCGCACTGA
- the purD gene encoding phosphoribosylamine--glycine ligase yields the protein MKVLVIGSGGREHAIVEALCRAPSVSSVLCMPGNPGVAALARCVAGEPTPEAVSALAQQEQVDLVIVGPEAPLAAGVIDALQAAGIAAFGPTQAAAKLEGDKAWSKAFMLRHSIPTAQHRSFAELPQALEYAAAQPLPTVIKDAGLRAGKGVTVARSHAEAQAALMSIFEVPDAQAVIEKFMTGQEVTVLAFCDGVRAVMMPPSQDHKTIFENDLGPMTGGMGVICPFPISEADLSRVQSEILDAALLGMAKEGRPYIGVLYAGLMLTESGPKVVEFNARFGDPEAEAVLPLLRGDLAQIALACTRGELSAEQVTFSSDASAVIILAAPNYPGEPEKGIALSLPTPSEGEHLFQAGTAMRGGQLVSSGGRVLAAQACAPTLNAALGKAYRLAEAAAFEGAQLRRDIGARIGAKPDTLSE from the coding sequence GTGAAAGTGCTCGTCATCGGCAGCGGCGGGCGCGAACACGCCATCGTGGAAGCGCTTTGCCGCGCACCCAGCGTCAGCAGCGTACTGTGTATGCCGGGCAATCCGGGCGTCGCGGCGCTGGCCCGCTGCGTAGCGGGTGAGCCGACGCCGGAAGCTGTCAGCGCCCTCGCGCAGCAAGAACAGGTGGACTTGGTGATCGTCGGCCCCGAAGCGCCGCTGGCCGCTGGCGTAATAGACGCGCTGCAAGCTGCTGGAATCGCAGCTTTTGGCCCCACCCAGGCCGCCGCCAAGCTGGAAGGCGACAAAGCGTGGAGCAAGGCCTTTATGCTGCGCCACAGCATTCCCACCGCCCAGCACCGCAGTTTTGCCGAGTTGCCGCAGGCGCTGGAGTACGCCGCCGCCCAGCCGCTGCCCACCGTCATCAAAGACGCGGGCTTGCGGGCAGGCAAAGGCGTCACGGTTGCCCGCAGCCACGCCGAAGCCCAAGCCGCGCTGATGTCTATTTTTGAAGTGCCGGACGCGCAGGCGGTCATCGAAAAATTTATGACCGGCCAAGAAGTCACGGTGCTGGCTTTTTGCGACGGCGTGCGGGCGGTGATGATGCCGCCCTCGCAAGACCACAAAACCATCTTTGAAAATGATCTCGGCCCGATGACCGGCGGTATGGGCGTGATCTGCCCGTTTCCCATCTCGGAAGCGGATCTCAGCCGCGTGCAAAGCGAAATTCTGGACGCGGCGCTGCTGGGCATGGCAAAGGAAGGACGGCCTTACATCGGCGTGCTGTACGCGGGCCTGATGCTGACCGAGAGCGGCCCCAAGGTGGTCGAATTTAATGCCCGCTTTGGCGACCCCGAAGCCGAGGCCGTTTTGCCGCTGCTGCGCGGCGACCTCGCCCAGATCGCGCTGGCCTGCACGCGGGGCGAGCTGAGCGCCGAGCAGGTCACCTTTAGCTCAGACGCCAGCGCCGTGATCATCCTGGCCGCGCCGAACTACCCTGGCGAGCCGGAAAAAGGAATCGCGCTGAGCTTGCCCACTCCCTCTGAAGGCGAGCACCTCTTTCAGGCGGGTACAGCTATGCGGGGTGGGCAGCTCGTCAGCAGCGGGGGGCGGGTGCTGGCTGCCCAGGCCTGTGCGCCGACGCTGAATGCCGCGCTGGGAAAAGCCTACCGCTTGGCTGAGGCGGCTGCCTTTGAGGGCGCTCAGCTGCGGCGCGATATCGGTGCCCGCATTGGAGCCAAGCCCGACACGCTCTCCGAATAA
- a CDS encoding MBL fold metallo-hydrolase has protein sequence MPFSDAPYIPNLPKPSLGAGANLIDLDFMGVAGSIACYVFDTGDGLALVDTGPSTTLPALERGLNRLGRDLSEVRHILLTHIHFDHAGAAGHLAQRLPDAKVYVHERGAGHLSRPERLLASATQIYGDQMETLWGDMLPVPEGRLVILRGGETLAFSGLPQGVKVHYTPGHAVHHLAYHAEDDLYVGDVGGIRIAIAQTPRPPTPPPDIDLEAWAASVALLRNLPARRIHLTHFGSYVHTAAHWDGLLASIHTDAARVGQRLAAGEDLESITRAFTAELHTNLSAEIPGLTEKFILVCPPWMGVQGLARYFQKRAKRPMEDQA, from the coding sequence GTGCCTTTTTCTGACGCTCCTTATATTCCGAATCTGCCCAAACCCAGCCTTGGGGCAGGCGCAAACCTGATTGACCTCGACTTTATGGGCGTGGCAGGGAGCATCGCTTGTTACGTCTTCGACACGGGTGACGGCTTGGCCTTGGTAGACACCGGCCCCAGCACCACCTTGCCTGCTCTGGAGCGCGGACTCAACCGGCTGGGCAGAGACCTCAGCGAAGTGCGCCATATTTTGCTGACCCACATCCACTTTGACCACGCGGGCGCGGCGGGCCACTTGGCACAGCGCCTGCCTGACGCCAAAGTGTATGTCCATGAGCGCGGCGCGGGCCACCTCAGCCGCCCGGAGCGCTTGCTGGCCAGCGCCACCCAAATTTACGGCGATCAGATGGAAACGCTGTGGGGCGACATGCTGCCGGTTCCCGAGGGACGCTTGGTGATTTTGAGGGGTGGCGAAACCTTAGCGTTCAGCGGCTTGCCGCAAGGCGTAAAGGTGCATTACACGCCGGGGCACGCCGTTCACCACTTGGCTTACCACGCCGAGGACGATTTGTATGTGGGTGACGTGGGCGGTATCCGCATTGCCATTGCCCAGACGCCGCGCCCGCCCACGCCGCCGCCGGACATTGATCTGGAAGCCTGGGCCGCGAGCGTCGCCCTGCTGCGTAACTTGCCCGCCCGCCGGATTCACCTGACGCACTTCGGCAGCTATGTCCACACCGCCGCGCACTGGGACGGACTGCTGGCCAGCATCCACACCGACGCCGCGCGGGTGGGTCAGCGCCTCGCGGCAGGCGAAGACCTGGAGAGCATCACGCGGGCCTTTACCGCCGAGCTGCACACCAATCTGAGCGCCGAGATCCCGGGCCTCACCGAAAAGTTCATTTTGGTCTGCCCGCCTTGGATGGGTGTGCAGGGCCTGGCGCGGTACTTCCAGAAGCGGGCGAAACGGCCGATGGAAGACCAGGCGTGA
- a CDS encoding RNHCP domain-containing protein — MTRRFTVSGTNTAFSCAHCGLSVLPLSNGSVRNHCPACLHSLHLDVFPGDRAANCGGLLEPMEVEQHPKKGWMIAYRCQKCGHTGRNKAALDDPNQPDDFEALLAVSARQRD, encoded by the coding sequence ATGACCCGCCGCTTTACCGTCTCCGGCACCAACACCGCTTTCAGTTGCGCCCACTGCGGCCTGTCAGTTTTGCCGCTGAGCAACGGCTCGGTGCGCAACCACTGCCCGGCCTGCCTGCACAGCCTGCACCTCGACGTCTTTCCGGGAGACCGGGCGGCCAATTGCGGCGGCTTATTAGAGCCGATGGAAGTGGAGCAGCACCCCAAAAAAGGCTGGATGATCGCTTACCGCTGTCAGAAGTGCGGCCACACCGGGCGCAACAAAGCCGCCCTTGACGACCCCAACCAGCCCGACGACTTTGAAGCGCTTCTGGCAGTGTCAGCCCGTCAGCGCGATTAG
- a CDS encoding HlyD family secretion protein: MVETYRWEQPLQGSPRILIWLLTAGAVGWSAFAKVSVYAVVKGTLTPRIQPLTVSIPNTGRVVGGKVQLWQKVRKGQVLFTLDLLAHDAQDAKLQLEVQKSAAAQAGQGIDSAQIDLQSKQQAAKSARAIFDLGGLSRADLEAAVAAERLAESNLQRAKSQLGSAQAQLSLQERNQQVKVISPVDGQIMQLSDIHVGQAVNGGQSVLSILPEGERLIFRGKAAESDRPKLRTDSRVQIAWNGYPRQKYGVTNGLLQGVAPTSDTDAANGNVTYQVEVELPLEGGRLQLAGRSLVPGMVGEAHVLSSEKTVLASFGTGCAALIRGAE; encoded by the coding sequence ATGGTAGAGACCTACCGCTGGGAACAGCCCCTGCAAGGCTCGCCGCGCATTTTGATCTGGCTGCTCACCGCCGGGGCCGTCGGCTGGTCGGCGTTTGCCAAAGTCAGCGTCTACGCCGTGGTCAAGGGCACGCTGACGCCGCGCATTCAGCCGCTGACGGTCAGCATTCCCAACACCGGGCGGGTCGTCGGCGGCAAAGTGCAGCTCTGGCAAAAAGTCCGCAAGGGTCAGGTACTGTTCACGCTCGACTTGCTGGCCCACGACGCTCAGGACGCCAAACTTCAACTCGAAGTTCAAAAAAGCGCCGCCGCTCAGGCCGGTCAGGGCATCGACAGCGCTCAAATCGACCTTCAGAGCAAGCAGCAGGCCGCCAAGAGTGCCCGCGCCATTTTTGATTTGGGTGGTCTTTCGCGGGCCGATTTGGAAGCCGCCGTGGCCGCTGAGCGCTTGGCCGAGTCCAATCTGCAAAGGGCCAAATCGCAACTCGGCTCGGCGCAGGCGCAGTTGTCGCTGCAAGAACGCAACCAGCAGGTCAAGGTCATCAGTCCGGTGGACGGGCAGATTATGCAGCTCTCGGATATTCACGTTGGTCAGGCCGTCAACGGCGGCCAGAGTGTTCTGTCCATTTTGCCAGAAGGCGAGAGATTGATCTTCCGGGGCAAAGCGGCGGAATCCGACCGGCCCAAGCTGAGAACCGATTCACGGGTGCAAATCGCTTGGAACGGCTACCCGCGCCAGAAGTACGGCGTGACCAACGGCCTGCTTCAGGGCGTCGCGCCCACCAGTGACACTGATGCGGCCAACGGCAACGTCACCTATCAGGTGGAAGTGGAACTGCCACTTGAAGGTGGCCGCCTGCAACTGGCAGGCCGCTCGCTGGTGCCGGGAATGGTCGGCGAAGCGCACGTGCTGTCCTCCGAAAAAACCGTGTTGGCCTCTTTTGGGACTGGGTGCGCGGCGCTGATCCGTGGAGCTGAGTAG